The sequence ATTATTTGATATATCACATCTGTTTGTCACGCAATATGTAATTCCAACAGTTCATCGTCTGTTCATCATAGTAAACACGATACATTCGAAtgaaagacacactcactcacatgcacacacacacacacacacacacacataaccgtTGCAGTGAAGTTCTATTCACCTTTCTCTGGCGTATCTGTTACAGATCCAATGCGCACGTCAATCAGTCGACGATgaccagggagagagaacgtCCAGCCTCATGGAAGTATGCCATAATGTTTTCGATGTGTTTTAGAGCAGCTACCTACTGATTTAACCGCATCATCATTGAATACATTTCAGTGAGCAAACAGCTGCAGTTATCCAAGCACTTAGCATTCGCACATGAAGAAAATAACCTACCGCCACGCAATGAGCAGTTTCAGTGACTGCAAGCAAATCAATCCACAAAAATTCGAAGCAGAAATAACCCAACAGGCATGGCTTGATAACGCAAGGTAAAATCAGAAGGGCTGCGATGAAAGTGCGCTCGGACCGTTGTGCAGGTGGCTGTTATGCGCTGAGCTAAAGATGTTGGATGTTCTGACAAAAATCTTTTTAATATCACCTGCACCACGAATTCACGACACATTGGTGAGCTGatcaatatataaaaaaaacagtacctTGAGAGGCCGTCGTTTCCAAAGATGAGTCTGGTGCTGGGAGCGAATGGCTGACTTTTCTCGTCCGCTTTCCTAACACGGATCAGCAAGGAGGGTGGGGGGCATGGGGTGGGTGGATGGTTAAGGGAGACCTCGCAGAGATGATGCCACTCCCGGGAAGTAGGCTTGCCTCTACCCGTGAGGACTCAGATGCTACAAGTCTTTTTTCGAACCCTCTATAACAAATCgtgaatttgttttctgaatCCGAAAGCTCAATAGTTAAGCTTCTAGTACATTCTTTTCCCCCCCAATTTAGACAGCAAGTGAAAGCAtctttaaaatgttaaactcTCACCAAACAATTTAACATAAGCAAATGGTAGCAGCCTCACGGGACTGTATTCTAAAGAGACCCATGCCACCCCCACGAAGCACGTAGGCGTGCAGGAACCTGTTAACCGTCCGCTCCTTTTGGTACGTTTAATACCTGGACTGCTTACCAGCAGAATACAAGAAGACATACGCCAAAGTTAATGGTCGATTATGGGCTCGATTTCATAGCTTAAATTCAGAATTACACTATCTGGGTTTAACATGAAAATGAGCATTAAGAGCCTACAACAAGCAAATGCTGCCCCCATCTGTTGAGTTCTGCCTTTTAAGAAACTCGTAGAAGCTTATGACAGGACAAATATGCCTACAAACTATGGATGTAGACTAAATATAAGAATAATGAAAAAGAGGAAATAATTAAAAGCCTGAAATAGTCAAACAACATAGTCCTATGTTACAACATGGACTTAAAATAGTGTTTGAAGTCTAGAAGCATTCTGTTTCAACCATAAAAATGATATTATTATACTATACATTAAAAACTGTTCTAGCATAGACAGTTATGGTGATTAAACTAAGACATAGTCAAAACAGTATCAAAATGAGTATCAAATACCAAAAGAAAATTAAACTATTTCAAACTGCTTGTTGCACACAACTCAAAGTCTGGACTCAAATATTTAGAGGTATGTAAATGAGGCCAAGACGAAGGCAAAGGCATAAAATCACTTCAACCTAAACTCACAATGCACTCTCTTCACTTAATCATGCTTTACTCCCTATCACTTAGCTTGCCGTgtgaacttgtttttttttttggcagctgAACCGTGATACACTTAAGAAGTATGACTGTGCCATGAAGTCAGTGAGTCCATTTCACTTTGAACAATAACTTTAGTGTTATGCATACGTAAGACATAATTAATATTCTGGGCTGTCAAAGACACATGCATTAACAGTTTAATCCATGTTTTAATTTCTTCACTCCACAGATTCTTAACTCGAAAGCAGCAAACAGTAGGCTACAGGTAAGGAATGGAGGTGGGATGGAATCAAGAGGTCTGTTGCTGGGCCGTCAGTCAAGGAACAGGAACTTTTCTCACACCCTCAAACATATTTTTTTGCATCTCCCCAAACTGATACAGGGGCAGTTTGGGTAATGTGCTGCACTCAGTTGAAACCTGTCAACCaactgttaaaaataaataaataaataaaaagtcgTGTGCTGGATTTAGCTTCGTAATTTAATCGAAACCACTGTTactctttttatttgtttctccAGTAGTCTTGTTGGCTGTTTCCATAGCGCCATGGCTGCACTGGCAGCTCAAAATAGATAGACAATGGCGCCACCTAGTGGAGAAAATAGAGGATTAAAGACACATAGCCTATAAATGCATTGACAGAAGGGCTTGTTTTCAGGATACAGATTGACAAGAATCTTTATCAGGCAAATGGCTTTAGTTGGGGATTTTACTACCAGCACAACCTGAGGCGATAGTTgaaggttgttgatgttttatATCACCAGTCGATCCAATGAATGCCCcttccttctgtgctcctgtacTCATCATGCATGTTGACCATCCTGTTAATCATCATTCCTTTCTTGTAATGGCAGTCGTTGGGTAACCACAAGCACAACTTGACACAGCCTGAAGGGTTTTCTATGCACGACTTTCCACTTCCTCTGACAAAAACTGCATCTAATAGTCCAGTCTTCTGTGTCTCTATTCCAAGTACCATCACAAGTGGGAGTGAAGGACGGGAAAGCAACGAACAACTTGCCACTGAACTAAGCACTGAGTGTCTGAATGTCTCAAAAAGTAATTATAAACATCTGGAGTATTAGTCCATCTAAAGGAAATGAGTAGCTTTTCATAATATTTGAGttgatgtatttattacatGTCAATGTCATTGTCTCTTGTGTTCACAGAAACAAAATGGCCTTCACTTCATTCACCAGTAAAAAATACTGTCTTTGTGACGGTGTCTGGACTGGGTTGTTGAACTGCAGAAGAGGCTTATTTACCCAAAATGTCTCTGCCACAAAGCTAAGGAAACCAATCATTCTTATGTGGTTTTGGTCTCCAGATCAGGTACAGCTGAACATTAGATTTGACTTCAACACGCGTTGTATCCTGTGCAACACAGATCGTTGTGTTCTCACGAATGACAGAAGATATCATAAGTATAATGTGCCCTCATCTTCTATCACAAGAACTGTAACAAAGATCTAAGCACTCGTCCTCAGCAGCCACTCCATTTCAGCGATGGCTTTGGTTTTATAATAAAGCTCTACTCCACACATGGAGGCCGCGGGGTCTGAATAATCTCTGAACTAGAGGGAAAAATGCAGATATCATAGCCCATTATGAATTACACATTTCAGACACTCGGGACTACCAAAAAAGGATAGACTGGCCTGTTGGATTGCAAGAAGCAGAAAAGTTCCAGCCAGGATGAATTACTAGAATACTGAATATCAAGAGCTGCATAAATGAATTTAAGTCAATCTCTATGGAGCCATGGCAGGCACTCACTTGAACTAGAAGATTGCTACAGCACTGTAGCGAGCTGAAAATTCTATCTGTCCTTTGTAGGTAGTTACAAATTGTATCTGTCCTCCTGTCCATTCTCAATGTGCATAGATTACATAGCAGAAAAAAGTGAAAGGACCACTGGTAGTTGGGACTGTCCCAGTAGTCTTGGGCCCTTTTTGTCATATATGTGGATGATTTCAAAACACAGAACGTCTTGGCTGAATAATTGCTCATGCTCGACAATAATGATGGGCTGTAGCCTTGAATCCTTTATTTGGAGAAGACATCTCAACGCTACACCACACCCTCtcacaaaacagacagaattCATAGAGTCCATCAGCCTTGCCTGTGATCACGtcacaagagagagacaaaacctACAATGTTGTGCATGACCTTCACAAATAGTATTTTAGTTGACATTTAGTCTAAGACGTATAATTATTGTGATTACTCTTTGGCTCCATAAGCTCCTCCTCCACATGGACAGAGACAAAAGCCACACACCCCGATTTTCTTTTAGGGACTGTTGGACCACATTCTATTTGAATGTCATCGCTGAGGTCTATGTACAATTCACAGTACATTAGGGATGAAGTATTCAAACTGTTTTGTATTCAAAATGATACACAGTAATAACATCAATACAAATATTAAATGAGCAGTAAAACTTACTCATTCACATTGCAAAGAAATGTCCCAAAAggcaaaacatttatttttgtgtacCCAAGTTTTCCCAAGACCCACATCATGAAGTGGTCAACCATTCATACCAGAGTGCTGACAAGAAATTAATTTGTGTCTTAATTCCCGACCAAGTCTTTCATTTATGTTTACTATTTTAATATCTTCATTGTCTTTTTTCATATGCAAGGTTTCaccaagttctttttttttccattggtTAGCCATGTGTCTTCAAAGGTCATAAATGCTTTAGTAAGAAACATCCTGAAGGCCTGGCCTGGTTCCTAGTTCCTGGTTCCTGGCTtaccctctcttccctcctccctcctattTGAATTCAAATTCAAAGCTGCTTAATCAACGTGAGTCTTTAGAGTGTTGAGTTGAAAAATAGAATGCTCGGTGTTATGGACTGCGGAATGCATTTCAAATTGGTCGGGCCCCAATTTCCTACTGAGATATGTAATTAAGCATTATGACACACCTGAGTGTGGGGTTGCTGTGGCTACAGGCACAGCCGTGGAGATATCCTTTAGCAACCCCATAAAACGTGCcatattgcttttatacaaCAGTTCTACTGCCAACTAATTGAGTTTGATGAGGCCagatttggatttggatttggattATTCATTCTCTTCTGATGGACAACTCAACCTCTATTTGCTAATAGTTTCCTCTGGATCTGTTGAAGAGAGGGCGTTTAGTGATGTCGTGCCATACTATAAACTTTTAGCTTTCCGCTAGTACAAACTGGTTTTGAAACAAGCTTTTAGCTTCACACTCATCTTTGGGTGATTCTGCCATCTTTCCACCCcccgctctcctctcttcattgCTATGTCCTAAGTTCTAGAGTTAAGTTCTAAAATTGTAATATCATTCAATTTAAAAAATACCATTCACTTCAGTTTTCAAGATGTTAGTTGGCTTTTGTGCGGAACTTTAAGTTTTATTAAGTCAGTCACTTAACAAGTTCCATGCCTTGCCTTCTGGTTCCTGTATGACTTCAGAAGACTTGAATGTGAATGTCTTGTAAATGGAGCATCTCTGGATAAAAATAGTGTTTCTGCTGAGACACCTTTACTTACTGTTGTGTAAGGACCTGACTTGAAACATGCTGAAATATTTAACAGTCAGACATTCATGAAGTTTTGCTTACACTATTATGGTTTCCCTTTGACAGACTACAAATTACAGCACAATTGTGTTCCAGTTTCTTCCCTTACCCTCAGCCAGAGTCGTACTCCCGAGGGTATCAGCCCGATAACATCAGAACAGTCCAGTAGGTCACAAAGGTTTGGCAAAAATAGGTTTTTATTATAATCTAGAGGTCCGCAAATCACTGCAATTAATGCTTCTATTGGGGCCTCAACCTGTACCTTCTATTGGGGCCTCAATTCTGTATGGGGTTCAGGTCAGGCCAGTTGGCTGGCCAATCAAGCACAGTAATACCATGGGCAGAAAACCAGTTACCAGTTGTTTTTGCACTGTGTGCAGGTGCCAAGTCCTGCTGGAAAAGGaaatcagcatctccataaagcttgTCAGTATACGGAAGCATGAAGTGCTCTAAAATCTCCTGGTAGACAGTGGCATTGACTCTGGACTTGATAAAACACAGTGGACCAACACCAACAGATGACATGGCACTCCAAATCATCACTGACTGTGGAAACTTCACACTGCACTTCAAGCAACTTGGATTCTgtgcctctccactcttcctccagAATCTGGGACCTTGATTtccaaatgaaatgcaaaattTCCACTGAGCAACTGTCCACTTCTTTTTCCCCTTCGCTCAGGCAAGATGCCTCTGACGTTGTCACTGGTTCAGGAGTGGCTTGACACTAGGAATGCGACACTTGTAGTCCATTTCCTGGACACGTTTGTGCGTGGTGGCTCTTGATGCACTGACTCCAGCCTCAGTCCACTCCTTGTGAAGCTCCCCCAAGTTTTTGAATTGGCTTTGCCTGACAATCCTCTCAAGGCTGCGGCCATCCCTGTTGCTTGGGCACCTTTTCCTACCGCACGTTTCCCTTCCAGTCAACTTTCCATGAATATGCTTTGATACAGCACTCTGCGAACAGCCAGCCCTTTCAGCAATAACTTTCTGTGGCTTACCCTCCTCATGGTGTCAATGAGTGTCTTCTGGACAACTGTCAAGTCGGAAGTCTTCCCCATGATTGTGGTTGTGTTTACTGAACCAGACTGAGACATTGAAGGCTCAGGAAACCTTTGCAGGTATTTTGAGTTAATTAGCTGATTAAAGCTCATCTCAGGttgacatttctgtattttaaattctttattctaatattttgagatactggATTTTTGATTTCCATGAGTTGTAAACTGTAATCATCAAGATTAAAACAAGAAAGGTGTGTTAAAGTATGGCAGCATCAACCTCAGATCCAAATCACAGAGGGGACTGGTTTCAGGACTGACCTGTTGGATTTTCAGTGATTGATATTTCAGAGTATTTTGTGCTCTTGATTTTTGACGGATTCAGAGTATTGATATTcctttttttgtatgtttaagGCGAGTGGGCCCGAAGTCCTTTCCTGCTGTAGGCTACTCTCCAGCACTGTTGGTGGCAGTAGTATGCCATTTTGTTGGTTTGGGAACCGTTCGTAAACACCAAAGGAAGGCAGACTTGTTCGTAGTAGTTCCGTGGAGCTAGCAACAATAAGCGACAGTACACGACGATAGGCGGCAATATGGCGGCGGAAAGCGTCAAAATAAATGTCCGCTTCCTTCAAAGTTTTGTTTAGCTGCTAACTACTCTAGATAAATACACTGCATATTGCATGTTCTAATTTTGTCATTTTAGCAGACACATCTTGCAAATAACCATGGAATGAGATGGTAACCTATTGGGAACACAACACTTCGTTTTTCGTTGTTTATTATCAATTTCTCCATTAAATCTATTATAGATCATCAGATCTAGAAGGCTGCATTTCACACCaagctgataaaaaaaattataaaatgaaataaaataaatgaagccTATAGACTGTGTTTAATATAGCAGAACAGAGTTGTGAGTTGAACTTACCCTATTATGTGACAtatgtacaatatatatatggattatttacatttacatttacatttacatttagtcatttagcagacgcttttgtccaaagcgacgtacaagggagatatGCAGTTCatattgctaacacacacacacatacagaagtaCATGCGTGCAAATATGTATGTACAACAGTGGCGACTGgtgaacaaatgaaaaaaactaaaatcccTTTTTGGATTGTCATTTCCCAGATTTTCTTCTGGACCTTAACAACACTTGTAGGctctttgaataaaaaaaaaaggcatttcaaGCTTCTTTTTCCATTCTGGTTTGTATTTTCCCAGCTTTACGTTTATTGTACCTTTAGTAGCACATACAGTTTGTTAGATAATCATTTTCTTTCTTAATTGTTCGTCCTTTTATAATTCAAAACCAATAAAtaaacttttacttttattttgaaaattaAAATTCGAATGGCGACCATCTTCAAATTTTAGTTATTGTCGCTGGCTACACGCTGCTGTTAGTAGTATGTTTGCTAATAATCCCGCATCGGAGTTTATGTAGCGGtgtcatttaattaaattacttCTCTTTTTGCAACGTGTGAAGAAAAGGTACAAAGCCTGCACCAATTAACATACAATTCAGTTATGTTGAATGTTAAGAAAAATATGAGTTAGCTGAGGTTTTCCTAGCTAATGATAGCCCTTCTTAGTGAACTATCGGCATTACCAAGGCAGGTAGGGTAACGTTAACGTGAATTTTGCCGGCATTTGTCGAAGGATAGACCCAGACCCATTCAGATTGCTGGATGCCTGGTCGTGCAAATGTAGCGACTACActattttgtttgttgttgttttaaacgGTTTGCTGATAACTTATACGTAGCGTTAGATCAGTCATAGTATGAATTACTCCTAGACATGAGCTAGCTACATATTAGCTATCTAAGTTAAGGGAGTCGGTTGACTGAGTTGACTGCCATAACTCATTCAGCAAAAAAGCAGAGCCCTTTTTCAATGCATTTGTTTGATGCGTTTGTTTTCCTCTTCAAGGCTCGGTTTTTACGCAGAGACCGGAGGGAAACACAAGGAATATGGCGTCACTGGTAAGGCTTCTCGCACGATGCCAGTTGAATTAGCATAACGTTAAAAACTTATGATGTattttgaatgaaacaaaattGGCCCCTCGACACCTCTATATCTGCTTAAGCTAACCACTGTTTTTGATTTGGATGTGTTGTGACATTGAGCTGACATGCTTAGCCTATAACAAATCGACTTGCTCTCAAGTAGATTTGACGATTGCACTGCCTTAATCCATGCCATTATTGATGCAAACTGATGTATAACAGTGTATGAGGTCCTAGTGATTTGTCCGTTTGTGTTCGTGCGTTTGAAGGGGGGGAGCAGTTCAGGTACAGAATACACGGTCCGAGTACCAAAgtgagtatttaaaaaaaaaatatatatatatatttttgtgtatagtatctttacatttagaaaCCGAGTTTAGACCTATTAAAGAGGTTCATTCATTTCAGTTTAGAAATGTGTGAAGGTATGAATTGTTTAAAGTTGATAACACAAGTTACCGTTATGCCTGATTATGTACAGGCTACTGCACCTGTTGTGCAACATTGACCAAGTTACAGTATATTAATGGCACAAATGGAATAGACATAAGTGTGCAAATAGTTGTGGTTCATTCCGTAGATATGTTCAAGTGTGTCCAaagcattcatttttttaaatgttattgctgttaatattttttttcttttgaattgTATTGATCAGAAATACAAATAAGAAATACAACATCATGGCTTTCAATGCTGGCGACAAGGTGAACTGCTCTGCCTGGACCCAGGTAAGATGAACATTTTTGCTGCACAGAGACTCGTCAGGAAAGCGTTGAAAAGTGTTAACGTTTTTATTTAACAAAGTGTACTCACAGCAGTAAATGCTTCAGACTAGCTAAGTTCTTCTTGTTTCACTCAATGGGGTCTCCTCACTCTCTGATGCcatgtgctctcctctctttccctctcctcctcgccCCTGGGCTGCACAGGCCCGCATGGAGCGTGACATGAGCAACAGACGGATGTACGCTGGCGAGGAGTCTGAGGAGGGAGCGGCCGGAAGCGAGTTCGGGaagaagcagagggaggaggcgCGCCGGAAGAAGTACGGCATCGTGACCCGGGAGTTCAAGGTGGACGACCAGCCCTGGATCCTCAAGGTTAATGGGAAGGCAGGCAAAAGGTGGGGCAGTCGTTGTGGACTTCTCGTCAGCTGACACCCAGGCAGTGATATGGCCAGTCTAGCCGGTAGCTTTTACAATTGAGTTGCGGCAAGTTCAAATATTCTCGCATTCTCGCAAGACTCGCTACAGTATGGAAAAAAATATTCTGGTCCCGTTACTTTGTGTTCATCATTTTATGATGGGATGATTTTGTGTTATGGGATGCTTGGCCTTGTCAGATAGTGCAGACAAAAGTCTGTTGGGGGCCAGGTTGACAACCGCTGATTGAAagtttacgtgtgtgtctgtgtttttgtttaggtATCTTTTTCCAACACTTTCCTCTCTCGTCACTGAAGTTATTAGCTTGTCGCTTCTATGTAGACTTGAGATCACGTGCGCTTTCTTATTGGTGTGGCGCCtacacctcccctctccccctttccctccctgtctTAGGTTCAAGGGTCAGAAGAAAGGAGGGGTGACGGAGAACGCCTCCTACTACATCTTCACCCAGTGTCCCGACGGGGCCTTTGAGGCCTTCCCTGTCCACGGCTGGTACAACTTCGTCCCCCAGGCCAAGCACCGCACGCTGACGGCGGAGGAAGCCGAGGAGGAGTGGGGCAGGTGGGTCTGCACCATGGGACGTCTGGCCTGGACCGGGCTTactggggggggtggagggatgtGAGGGATGATATCAGAGGGTAATTGTGATAACTACACCAGTTAGAATACACCAGAAGGTCATGATAGTGCCTGTATGTGTGGAGGGTTTCGTTGGGTCCCATTGCAAGACCACCTTCTGGATTCCAAGAGTGGGTGGATATGTACCAGAGGGAACATGGTACACTATGTTTCAGTgttgggggggcaggggggaagAAGTTGAAGAAGGCATGAAGGCAAAGTAATGATTGGTAAGCGCGCGCGACTTGTCTTTGGCAGGAGAAACAAGGTGGTGAACCACTTCAGCATCATGCTCCAGCGGCGTCTGAGGGAGTCGGACCGCGGCGGCGCCGGcgacgatgacgacgacgacgacgagggCGGGAAGGGcggcaagaagaagaagaagaagggcgGCAGGGGAGGCGGCGACCTGCGCATCACCGACCTGGAGGACGACCTGGAGATGAGCAGCGACGAGAGCGGCAGCAGTGCTGGAGAAGGTGAGCGGGGAGCGAGGGAAGACGCTTGGGCTGATGGGATATGCAGTTTATAATCTCAATGCTGAGATTGTGTTTAACAGCACACCAAAGTCACCATAACAACACTGTATATGCACAACTTCAATATTAAAAAGAAAAGGGCAAATTTGGAAGTACAAACTGCTTTTAGTTGTATGTGCTGTAGTAGGCCTTCATAATATATGGTTCAAAACTGACAAACTGCACCCAAATCAGAGatgtgctatatatatatatatatatatatatatatatatgatttggATGCAGTTTGTCAGTTTTGAACAATATACTATGTAGGCCTACTACTGCACATACAACGTAAGCAGtagggaaaataagtatttcaacccctgccgatttcgcaagtttggccacttgcaaagaaatgtgtgatctataattgtaatggtaggtgtattttaacagtgagaaatagaatatcaacaaaaaaatccagaaaactgcattttataacatttatgacttaatttgcatttgatgcagaaaataagtatttgaacccctagcaaaacatgacttagtacagacgtcagacttttcttgtagttggtcaccaggtttacacacatctcaggagggattttggtccactcctctttgcagatcctctccaaatccttaaggttgcgttttcaatgggagggaatgaggttcaagcccaatattccacattatatggccccatccatagtcccctcgatgcagtggagtcgtcctgtacccttggcagagaaacagccccaaagcataatgtttccacctccatgcttgacggtgggcatggtgtcatattcagcattcttccccctccaaacgcggcaagtcgagttgatgccaaagagcttgattttggtctcatctgaccacatcctgtctcccaatcctccttagaatcattcaagtgttcattggcaaacttcagacagccctgtacatgtgcttccttgagcagggtgaccttgcgagttctgcagtacttcaaaccattacggcgtattgtgttgccaatggttttcttggtgactgtggtcccagctgccttgagatcattcacaagctccccctgtgtagttccggggttattctgcacctttcggatgatcaccgataccgcacgaggggatatcttgcatggagccccagacctagagcgatggacagttgtttggtgttgcttccatttgcgaataatcgcaccaatagttgtctgcttctcaccaagctgcttgccgatggttttgtaacccattccagccttgtgcaggtctacaatcttatctctgatgtccttggtcaactctttggtcttgcccatggtggtgaggttgaaggtgtgaagtatgattctttggacaggtttcttttatacacgtcaccagttgagatcaggtgtaccttgttaggcctaatgggaactaatctgtgtgcttcttgggcacataactggtcattgggagccagaattcttgctgtttgcttgggggttcaaatacttattttctgcatcaaatacaaataaagttgttataaaatgcagttttctggattttttttgttgatattctgtttctcactgttaaaatacacctaccattacaattatagatcacacatttctttgcaagtggccaaacttgcgaaatcggcaggggttcaaatacttattttccccactgtatattagATTAACAATGAAGACTTAACATGACAATGTACCCTTTGCTGAAAACATGTACAGCATATGCCAAGTAACATAGCATAGTTACATAGCTCAAACTCAAAGGAAATTGACAGAGGgacacatggagagagggaaaaggagagattcAGAGATATAACGTCATGTGAGATGAGTAGTGGAAAtgactgcagagtgtgtgtgtgtgtgtgtgcacatgtgcatacTGTGCACACTTGAGTGGTTCCAACACGCATTGCCGGTAGATGGGTAAAAGGTGGTTAAGAAGGGAAATAGCCTGTGAGAAGGCTGGAAACACAGCAAAGACGACACAACACTAAAAAAAAGGCCACTTTTTACAGATGGAGAGGGCAAGCCAAAGACAAAGAAGAAAGccaaggggaaggggaagaagaagaagaagaacgacAGCGACAAAAGCCATGGGGAGGACAGTGACGATGGCGACTTTGAAGGTTTAGAAGTCGACTACATATCAGATGAAACCAGGTGTGGCCATACGGATGGATTTTTACGCTCTGAGCAAAATTCTTCCTTTGATTATGTGTACAACTGTCCACATttacaaaacttttttttttaaacttgtgttcataaaagtgtgtatgtgaatttaGAAAGCATAACATGTCTCATAACATGTTCAAACTATCCTTAGCATGTTCAAACTATCTCTTGTTGTCTGCAGCTCTGAAGAAGAGGACGCAGAGAAGGCCAAACCCAACAAAGGACAGGACGTCCCTAAAGGTTCGGTTCTGTGTTGCTTGCATAGTCCCACTTTTAATAACGACTGTTTGCTTCGAGgcacctgacctctgaccccctgCAGCGGCTGCATGGGTGTGGAAAACCCCTTGTCAAGAAAGAAACCTGCACTGACAAATGGCTTGGAAAGGGGGGTCCatcgtgtgtgcgcgtgtcacTTTTGTGGACTGGTGGAAAACCTCTCCcctgctttcatttttttttcccctctgcgAATGTCCATCTGGCTCAGAGACTATTGCATGAGT is a genomic window of Clupea harengus chromosome 1, Ch_v2.0.2, whole genome shotgun sequence containing:
- the gtf2f1 gene encoding general transcription factor IIF subunit 1 isoform X4, encoding MASLGGSSSGTEYTVRVPKNTNKKYNIMAFNAGDKVNCSAWTQARMERDMSNRRMYAGEESEEGAAGSEFGKKQREEARRKKYGIVTREFKVDDQPWILKVNGKAGKRFKGQKKGGVTENASYYIFTQCPDGAFEAFPVHGWYNFVPQAKHRTLTAEEAEEEWGRRNKVVNHFSIMLQRRLRESDRGGAGDDDDDDDEGGKGGKKKKKKGGRGGGDLRITDLEDDLEMSSDESGSSAGEDGEGKPKTKKKAKGKGKKKKKNDSDKSHGEDSDDGDFEGLEVDYISDETSSEEEDAEKAKPNKGQDVPKGIDEMSESEEESEEEKPNEEETKEEEEEDEGKKTPVHMEKKKKKDSSGESESSEDSDIDGEATSALFMVKKRTPPKRSGGRGSAGSSKTGSRPGTPSIDSAATSSTLRAAASKLEQGKGKRQPAAASADTPASKRLKMDPSPQSPSGKSTPQPSSGKSTPSASSDVQLTEEAVRRYLIRKPMTTKDLLKKFQTKRTGLSSDQTVNVLAQILKKLNPERKNINDKMHFYLTE
- the gtf2f1 gene encoding general transcription factor IIF subunit 1 isoform X2; this translates as MASLGGSSSGTEYTVRVPKNTNKKYNIMAFNAGDKVNCSAWTQARMERDMSNRRMYAGEESEEGAAGSEFGKKQREEARRKKYGIVTREFKVDDQPWILKVNGKAGKRFKGQKKGGVTENASYYIFTQCPDGAFEAFPVHGWYNFVPQAKHRTLTAEEAEEEWGRRNKVVNHFSIMLQRRLRESDRGGAGDDDDDDDEGGKGGKKKKKKGGRGGGDLRITDLEDDLEMSSDESGSSAGEDGEGKPKTKKKAKGKGKKKKKNDSDKSHGEDSDDGDFEGLEVDYISDETSSEEEDAEKAKPNKGQDVPKGIDEMSESEEESEEEKPNEEETKEEEEEDEGKKTPVHMEKKKKKGVVDVPHQRKEPNKNSSGESESSEDSDIDGEATSALFMKKRTPPKRSGGRGSAGSSKTGSRPGTPSIDSAATSSTLRAAASKLEQGKGKRQPAAASADTPASKRLKMDPSPQSPSGKSTPQPSSGKSTPSASSDVQLTEEAVRRYLIRKPMTTKDLLKKFQTKRTGLSSDQTVNVLAQILKKLNPERKNINDKMHFYLTE
- the gtf2f1 gene encoding general transcription factor IIF subunit 1 isoform X7, whose product is MASLGGSSSGTEYTVRVPKNTNKKYNIMAFNAGDKVNCSAWTQARMERDMSNRRMYAGEESEEGAAGSEFGKKQREEARRKKYGIVTREFKVDDQPWILKVNGKAGKRFKGQKKGGVTENASYYIFTQCPDGAFEAFPVHGWYNFVPQAKHRTLTAEEAEEEWGRRNKVVNHFSIMLQRRLRESDRGGAGDDDDDDDEGGKGGKKKKKKGGRGGGDLRITDLEDDLEMSSDESGSSAGEDGEGKPKTKKKAKGKGKKKKKNDSDKSHGEDSDDGDFEGLEVDYISDETSSEEEDAEKAKPNKGQDVPKGIDEMSESEEESEEEKPNEEETKEEEEEDEGKKTPVHMEKKKKKGVVDVPHQRKEPNKNSSGESESSEDSDIDGEATSALFMKKRTPPKRSGGRGSAGSSKTGSRPGTPSIDSAATSSTLRAAASKLEQGKGKRQPAAASADTPASKRLKMDPSPQSPSGKSTPQPSSGKSTPSASDVQLTEEAVRRYLIRKPMTTKDLLKKFQTKRTGLSSDQTVNVLAQILKKLNPERKNINDKMHFYLTE
- the gtf2f1 gene encoding general transcription factor IIF subunit 1 isoform X6, encoding MASLGGSSSGTEYTVRVPKNTNKKYNIMAFNAGDKVNCSAWTQARMERDMSNRRMYAGEESEEGAAGSEFGKKQREEARRKKYGIVTREFKVDDQPWILKVNGKAGKRFKGQKKGGVTENASYYIFTQCPDGAFEAFPVHGWYNFVPQAKHRTLTAEEAEEEWGRRNKVVNHFSIMLQRRLRESDRGGAGDDDDDDDEGGKGGKKKKKKGGRGGGDLRITDLEDDLEMSSDESGSSAGEDGEGKPKTKKKAKGKGKKKKKNDSDKSHGEDSDDGDFEGLEVDYISDETSSEEEDAEKAKPNKGQDVPKGIDEMSESEEESEEEKPNEEETKEEEEEDEGKKTPVHMEKKKKKDSSGESESSEDSDIDGEATSALFMVKKRTPPKRSGGRGSAGSSKTGSRPGTPSIDSAATSSTLRAAASKLEQGKGKRQPAAASADTPASKRLKMDPSPQSPSGKSTPQPSSGKSTPSASDVQLTEEAVRRYLIRKPMTTKDLLKKFQTKRTGLSSDQTVNVLAQILKKLNPERKNINDKMHFYLTE